A region from the Clostridium beijerinckii genome encodes:
- a CDS encoding flagellar basal body protein FliL, whose amino-acid sequence MAFGKGKTKEKGENTGKNSKGVMIILFILGLIVLGAATFGGVYLYMKTSKTIDAQEVVIENTYMDLAEFTVNLADEGGKRYFKGELSLGYDKTKTKLVEELTGNQVVVRDSIIFYFKSKKANYINDVKNTDEMKKQLIEAINKDLTKGKITDIRFKSMIIQ is encoded by the coding sequence ATGGCTTTTGGAAAAGGAAAAACAAAGGAAAAGGGTGAAAACACTGGCAAGAATAGTAAAGGGGTTATGATAATCTTATTTATTTTGGGATTAATAGTTTTAGGTGCAGCGACTTTTGGGGGAGTATATTTATATATGAAAACTAGTAAAACAATAGATGCCCAAGAAGTTGTTATAGAAAATACATATATGGATTTAGCAGAATTTACAGTTAATTTAGCTGATGAAGGTGGAAAAAGGTATTTTAAAGGGGAATTATCTTTAGGTTATGATAAGACAAAAACAAAGTTAGTTGAAGAATTGACAGGAAATCAAGTAGTTGTAAGAGATAGTATTATATTTTATTTTAAAAGTAAAAAAGCTAATTATATAAATGATGTGAAAAATACAGATGAGATGAAAAAACAACTTATTGAAGCTATTAATAAAGACTTGACCAAAGGTAAGATTACAGATATAAGATTTAAAAGTATGATAATTCAGTAG
- the flhB gene encoding flagellar biosynthesis protein FlhB — MIDVAYFLALFLVFLRITSYFIAVEIFFPSGTPQIMKGVFSLILSFGIISGIDYSTMNVINNGYILVFYAISEIMTGLILGYITNLVFQAVKLAGAWMDIHAGFSMVSVLDPTSHTTSTLLGNFSYFISLAFFFIVDGHHVLITMLFESTKIVPIGKTIVYQETLMGVMQTIFSYFTLGVKMAIPLVLIIVITDVCLGLISRTVPSIPIMIFGMPIKNMLGLITFIILLPLLLKLVGTAIYNLPNIFREIVNLVPLVPLALVFASDDKTEEATPKKKSDSRNKGQLARSKDVSVAITMLVCTMLISSLWGMLTSGFKDVIIYFFKIPMLENFDKGTLSNIVITVTLKIAALLLPFALPIMIGGIIASLLQTGFLFTGEPLKPSFGKLNPISGMKNMISKRSLVDLGKNMIVITIVSILAYKYILANYQSILGISNLYLPTLGDEVKNLVVGIFKQISLVLVIIAATDYFLQIRMHNKEMKMTKQEIKDEYKQSEGDPQLKGKIKQRQREMGMKRMMSSVADATVVITNPTHLAIAIKYEEGGNMEAPKVLAKGADYIAIKIKSIAKEHEIPVIENKPLARMMYDRVEIDDDIPQDLYQGVAEILAVVMKLKKK, encoded by the coding sequence GTGATAGATGTAGCCTACTTCCTTGCATTGTTTTTGGTTTTTTTAAGAATAACTTCATATTTTATAGCTGTTGAAATATTTTTTCCATCTGGAACACCTCAAATTATGAAAGGTGTATTTTCACTTATACTTTCATTTGGTATTATATCGGGAATAGATTATTCTACAATGAACGTTATAAATAATGGCTATATTTTGGTGTTTTATGCAATAAGTGAAATAATGACTGGGTTAATACTAGGTTACATAACTAATTTAGTTTTTCAAGCAGTTAAACTAGCAGGAGCATGGATGGATATTCACGCAGGCTTTTCAATGGTGTCTGTATTAGATCCAACAAGTCATACTACATCAACTTTACTTGGAAATTTTTCTTATTTTATTTCACTAGCATTCTTTTTTATAGTTGATGGTCATCATGTACTTATAACTATGTTATTTGAAAGTACAAAGATAGTACCAATTGGGAAAACCATAGTTTATCAAGAAACTTTAATGGGAGTTATGCAAACTATTTTTAGTTATTTTACACTAGGTGTGAAAATGGCAATACCTTTGGTATTAATAATTGTTATAACAGATGTGTGCTTGGGACTAATTTCGAGAACAGTACCTTCAATTCCAATTATGATTTTTGGTATGCCTATAAAAAATATGTTAGGTCTTATAACATTTATTATATTATTACCATTACTACTTAAATTAGTAGGTACAGCTATATATAACTTACCGAATATTTTCCGGGAAATAGTTAATTTAGTACCATTAGTTCCATTAGCATTAGTTTTTGCAAGTGATGATAAAACAGAAGAAGCAACTCCAAAGAAAAAATCAGATTCTAGAAATAAAGGTCAATTAGCTAGAAGTAAAGATGTATCAGTAGCAATTACAATGCTTGTTTGTACAATGCTTATTTCTTCTTTATGGGGAATGCTGACATCTGGATTTAAAGATGTAATTATCTATTTTTTTAAGATTCCTATGCTAGAAAATTTCGATAAAGGAACACTTTCTAATATAGTGATTACTGTAACATTAAAAATAGCAGCTTTGCTTTTACCTTTTGCATTACCTATAATGATTGGTGGAATTATTGCGAGTTTACTTCAAACGGGTTTCTTATTTACAGGAGAACCTTTGAAGCCTTCTTTTGGGAAATTAAATCCAATATCAGGAATGAAAAATATGATATCCAAAAGAAGTTTGGTAGATTTGGGAAAAAATATGATAGTAATAACTATAGTATCAATTTTGGCTTATAAGTATATATTAGCAAATTATCAAAGTATATTGGGGATTTCAAATTTGTATTTACCTACACTGGGAGATGAGGTTAAAAATTTAGTTGTTGGTATTTTTAAGCAAATAAGCTTAGTTCTTGTTATTATTGCAGCTACTGATTATTTTCTTCAAATTAGAATGCATAATAAAGAGATGAAGATGACCAAACAAGAAATTAAGGATGAATACAAACAATCAGAGGGAGATCCACAATTAAAAGGGAAAATTAAGCAAAGACAAAGAGAAATGGGTATGAAGAGAATGATGTCATCTGTTGCAGATGCTACAGTTGTAATAACTAACCCTACTCACTTGGCGATTGCTATAAAATATGAAGAAGGCGGAAACATGGAGGCTCCAAAAGTTTTAGCTAAAGGAGCAGATTATATTGCAATTAAAATAAAGAGTATAGCAAAGGAACATGAAATTCCAGTTATAGAAAATAAACCACTTGCAAGAATGATGTATGATAGGGTGGAAATAGATGATGATATACCACAAGATTTATATCAAGGGGTTGCAGAAATTTTAGCAGTAGTAATGAAACTAAAAAAGAAATAA
- the fliJ gene encoding flagellar export protein FliJ: protein MAERFKFGLDKLLEIRKEKEEESKRLFTESQREKKKIEEKLEELNENYNKYKGISPNEDIIYQKLKRYYIQGVQSGIDSSEKDLVIKNQEINKRRRDLTEKQMERKTVQTLKDKKYEAYVKEQDRVEQINLDELALYAFVRNKNN, encoded by the coding sequence TTGGCTGAAAGATTTAAGTTTGGTTTAGATAAACTTCTTGAAATTAGAAAAGAAAAAGAAGAGGAAAGTAAAAGGTTATTTACTGAAAGTCAGAGAGAAAAAAAGAAAATAGAAGAAAAATTAGAAGAACTTAATGAAAATTATAATAAATATAAAGGAATATCTCCTAATGAAGATATAATATATCAAAAACTAAAAAGATATTATATTCAAGGAGTGCAAAGTGGAATAGACTCTAGTGAAAAAGATTTGGTTATAAAAAATCAAGAAATTAATAAAAGAAGAAGAGATTTAACAGAAAAACAAATGGAAAGAAAAACTGTTCAGACACTAAAGGATAAAAAATATGAAGCATATGTAAAGGAACAAGATAGGGTAGAACAAATAAATCTTGATGAATTAGCTCTTTATGCATTTGTGAGAAATAAAAACAATTAG
- a CDS encoding flagellar biosynthesis protein translates to MQSSYSLIKNGFAKQGENKVISTEYVIKKKVFEEIEEEKEEIEEEVIVKAPEIDPEEILRRYEDIGQRIIQDAKNERQVITLKAQIDANISEKKAYKKGYEQGLQNGYDDGYKKAYDETIDTARAEAADIVSKAELLLKSAHENYSKYLEAKKVDVVNLALEIAESITQKSLGNEDSMNSIIEEAFKISKGEDNIILKANSIHVEELKSQVERWKISYGVKNEIFVLVDDTMEPGNAVLEKPSGIVKVGVDTGMEQIRKAILG, encoded by the coding sequence ATGCAATCATCGTATAGTTTAATAAAGAATGGCTTTGCAAAACAAGGGGAAAACAAAGTTATTTCAACAGAATATGTTATTAAAAAAAAGGTATTTGAAGAAATTGAAGAAGAAAAAGAAGAAATTGAAGAAGAAGTTATAGTAAAAGCACCTGAAATTGATCCGGAAGAAATTCTAAGACGTTATGAAGATATTGGACAAAGAATAATACAAGATGCAAAAAATGAGAGACAAGTTATTACATTAAAAGCACAAATAGATGCCAATATTTCAGAAAAAAAGGCTTATAAAAAAGGATATGAACAAGGACTTCAAAATGGCTATGATGATGGATATAAAAAGGCATATGATGAGACCATTGATACTGCAAGAGCAGAGGCAGCAGATATTGTTAGTAAAGCAGAATTGCTTTTGAAGTCCGCACATGAAAATTACTCCAAATATTTGGAAGCTAAAAAAGTAGATGTTGTGAATTTAGCATTAGAGATAGCTGAAAGTATAACACAAAAATCATTAGGTAACGAAGACTCAATGAATTCAATTATTGAAGAGGCTTTTAAGATTTCAAAGGGCGAAGATAATATTATTTTAAAAGCAAATTCAATTCATGTTGAAGAATTAAAATCTCAAGTTGAAAGATGGAAGATATCATACGGAGTGAAAAACGAAATTTTTGTACTTGTAGATGACACTATGGAGCCAGGAAATGCAGTCTTAGAAAAACCTAGTGGAATAGTTAAGGTTGGTGTAGATACTGGTATGGAACAAATAAGAAAAGCAATACTTGGATAA
- a CDS encoding flagellar hook capping protein translates to MSSSANSLNNTTVNVATSGTTTKGTKIVTSTGGNMDKNSFLKILAAQLSNLDPTQDQDSSAYVSQMAQFASMEQMTNLNTTMSDSAYQQMVGKTVITNEKDDAGAYVQGSVTGVIKRSGGTYLEMLIGGKEEEVSVENVIGVVKTTDTNTIVNSRAALNSDFLAASALAADKKSVVLAEVGTDGNTTLVKGTVSGAYMDTVSNATVKIKVNVLDSNGKPTGETKTYDYGNIVRAGDLTDDEMNVKLNTTTDTATTTTV, encoded by the coding sequence ATGAGTAGTTCAGCAAATTCCTTAAATAATACTACTGTTAATGTTGCTACGTCAGGAACCACTACTAAGGGAACTAAAATTGTAACATCAACTGGCGGTAATATGGATAAAAATTCATTTTTGAAAATTTTGGCAGCACAATTAAGCAATTTAGATCCAACACAAGATCAAGATTCAAGTGCTTATGTTAGTCAAATGGCTCAATTTGCGTCAATGGAACAAATGACAAATTTAAATACTACTATGTCAGATTCTGCATATCAACAAATGGTTGGTAAAACAGTAATAACAAATGAAAAAGATGATGCTGGTGCATATGTTCAAGGTTCTGTAACTGGAGTAATAAAAAGATCTGGAGGAACTTATTTGGAGATGTTGATTGGTGGAAAAGAAGAAGAAGTTTCTGTTGAAAATGTAATAGGAGTTGTAAAAACAACAGACACTAATACAATTGTAAATAGTAGAGCAGCACTTAACTCAGATTTCTTAGCGGCTTCAGCTTTGGCAGCTGACAAAAAAAGTGTAGTTCTAGCAGAAGTTGGTACGGACGGTAATACTACTCTAGTAAAGGGAACCGTAAGTGGTGCTTATATGGATACTGTTAGTAATGCAACGGTAAAAATAAAAGTTAATGTTTTAGATTCAAATGGAAAACCAACAGGTGAGACTAAGACATATGACTATGGAAATATAGTAAGAGCTGGAGATTTAACAGATGATGAAATGAATGTAAAGCTAAATACAACAACAGATACAGCAACGACAACAACAGTGTGA
- a CDS encoding flagellar biosynthesis protein FlgE, protein MLRCMYSGISGMKVNQTKLDVIGNNIANVGTTSFKSSRAEFSDMLYQNSGEAAAPTSTKGGTNAKQVGLGAKLSSINKVMGQGNALSTGRSLDVCVDGDGYLVVAKGPIDGDISTTTTAAKNAMDETLYTRDGNLTLDKDGNLLTADGYRVMGYAMSATSGGTSSLVASTTGGPTTVNFVDADAATKPTAVTGNLVPLVIPDSVTNGSVQDPIKKFEIGKDGLITAVLGSGARTAIGQMGMASFKNTEGLTSIGGNMLQVSSNSGAALYKTGIGEAADKDNSGGFGDLVQGALEASNVDLTEQFTDMITATRSFQAAGKMITTGDEILQTITGLMR, encoded by the coding sequence ATGTTAAGATGTATGTATTCTGGAATAAGCGGAATGAAGGTTAATCAAACTAAATTAGACGTTATTGGTAATAATATAGCAAATGTAGGTACTACTTCATTTAAGTCTTCAAGAGCAGAATTTAGTGATATGTTATATCAAAACTCTGGAGAAGCAGCAGCACCTACATCAACCAAAGGTGGAACAAATGCTAAACAAGTAGGACTTGGAGCAAAATTATCAAGTATAAATAAAGTAATGGGACAAGGAAATGCTTTATCAACAGGAAGATCACTTGATGTATGTGTTGATGGTGATGGATATTTAGTAGTTGCTAAAGGACCTATAGATGGTGATATATCTACAACAACAACAGCAGCTAAAAATGCTATGGATGAAACTCTTTATACAAGAGATGGAAATTTGACTTTAGATAAAGATGGAAATTTATTAACAGCAGATGGATATAGAGTTATGGGATATGCTATGTCTGCTACTAGCGGTGGTACAAGTAGCCTTGTTGCTAGTACTACTGGTGGACCAACAACGGTTAACTTTGTAGATGCAGACGCTGCTACAAAGCCAACTGCAGTGACTGGAAATTTAGTGCCATTAGTAATACCAGATTCAGTAACTAATGGTAGTGTACAAGATCCGATTAAGAAATTTGAAATAGGTAAAGATGGGCTTATTACAGCTGTACTTGGAAGTGGTGCAAGAACAGCTATAGGGCAAATGGGCATGGCAAGCTTTAAAAATACCGAAGGATTAACAAGTATCGGAGGAAATATGCTACAAGTATCATCAAACTCTGGCGCAGCTTTGTATAAAACAGGTATTGGAGAAGCAGCCGATAAAGATAATAGTGGTGGTTTTGGAGATCTTGTTCAAGGAGCTCTTGAAGCATCAAACGTTGATTTAACAGAACAATTTACAGATATGATTACAGCAACTAGAAGTTTCCAAGCAGCGGGAAAGATGATAACAACAGGAGATGAAATTCTTCAAACTATTACTGGATTAATGAGATAG
- a CDS encoding endoflagellar protein has product MIDVTGMNHEKFILNADHIEKIEEVPETIITLTNGRKYIILESVEEVKAAVIKYKNKIFTYKI; this is encoded by the coding sequence ATGATAGACGTAACAGGAATGAACCATGAAAAATTTATACTTAATGCTGATCATATTGAAAAAATAGAAGAGGTTCCTGAAACAATAATAACATTAACAAATGGAAGGAAATATATAATTCTAGAAAGTGTTGAGGAAGTAAAAGCTGCGGTTATAAAGTACAAGAATAAGATATTTACATACAAAATATAA
- the fliP gene encoding flagellar biosynthetic protein FliP produces MKNNKNRIVFTLLMALGIIMFCTINAYAAPSSTDLPQLNISLGDKSGTPQDYVSSIKILIFFTIISLLPSIVIMMTSFTRIVVVFSFLKSAMGVQQAVPNQILTGLAIFLTLFIMAPVYNEINTNGIQPYLENKITQEQAVEESSKPLKAFMLKQTREKDLELFVEIGGVDKENLTKENVSFVTLIPAFAISELKTAFQIGFLIYLPFLVIDMVISSVLMAMGMFMLPPTMVSLPFKLIVFVMVDGWYLLTKSLVQSFM; encoded by the coding sequence ATGAAAAATAATAAAAACAGAATAGTATTTACGCTTTTGATGGCTCTCGGAATCATTATGTTTTGCACTATAAATGCATATGCTGCTCCGAGTAGTACAGATTTACCACAACTTAATATATCACTTGGAGATAAAAGTGGTACACCACAAGATTATGTATCAAGCATTAAAATATTAATATTTTTTACGATTATATCATTATTACCATCTATAGTAATAATGATGACATCTTTCACTAGAATAGTGGTAGTTTTCTCATTTCTTAAGAGTGCAATGGGAGTACAACAGGCTGTTCCAAATCAAATTTTAACAGGACTAGCTATATTCCTAACACTATTTATAATGGCACCTGTTTATAATGAAATAAATACTAATGGAATTCAGCCATATTTGGAAAATAAAATAACTCAAGAACAAGCAGTGGAAGAATCTTCAAAGCCACTAAAAGCATTTATGCTAAAACAAACAAGAGAAAAGGATTTAGAATTATTTGTTGAAATTGGTGGAGTTGATAAAGAAAACTTAACAAAAGAAAATGTTTCATTTGTTACATTAATTCCTGCTTTTGCAATAAGTGAATTGAAAACAGCATTTCAAATTGGATTTTTAATATATTTGCCTTTTCTTGTAATAGATATGGTAATATCCAGTGTTTTAATGGCAATGGGTATGTTTATGTTGCCACCTACAATGGTATCTCTTCCATTTAAATTAATAGTATTTGTAATGGTTGATGGATGGTATTTGTTGACAAAATCTTTAGTGCAGAGTTTTATGTGA
- the fliI gene encoding flagellar protein export ATPase FliI, whose amino-acid sequence MLELDLDFHKLIKKVNNISTIYSEGVVKKVIGLTIEVQGIKAFVGELCIIYNEKNTPVNCEVVGFRDEFIILMPLDELIGISPGCKVVPQHKPLSVKCSDKLLGHIIDGLGNPLDCDNMSIEGEDYPLENEAPDPLKRKRIRDIMPTGVRAIDGFLTCGDGQRIGIFAGSGVGKSTTLGMIAREAKADVNVIALVGERGREVLEFIENDLGPEGMKKSVVVCATSDKPALIRIKGALTATAIAEYFRDKGKKVILMMDSVTRFAMAQREVGLAIGEPPATKGYTPSVFAKLPKLMERSGTSENGSITAFYTVLVDGDDFNEPIADAVRGILDGHIVLSRDLAHKNHYPAIDILNSVSRLMSQIAPKDHKEAASMARDLLATYKDSEDLINLGAYVKGSNKKIDMAINYNDSLNGFLRQGIDEKSSFEVAEETLISMFK is encoded by the coding sequence ATGTTAGAGTTAGACTTAGATTTTCATAAGTTAATTAAAAAAGTCAATAATATCTCAACAATATATAGTGAAGGTGTTGTTAAGAAAGTAATAGGCCTTACCATTGAGGTACAAGGAATTAAGGCATTTGTTGGCGAACTTTGTATAATATATAATGAGAAAAATACTCCTGTAAATTGTGAAGTTGTAGGATTTAGAGATGAATTTATAATTCTTATGCCTCTTGATGAACTTATTGGAATTTCACCAGGATGTAAAGTTGTACCACAACATAAACCATTAAGTGTTAAGTGTTCAGATAAGTTACTTGGCCATATAATTGATGGACTCGGCAATCCTCTAGATTGTGATAACATGTCAATTGAAGGTGAAGATTATCCATTGGAAAATGAGGCTCCAGATCCTTTAAAGAGAAAGAGGATAAGGGATATAATGCCAACTGGAGTTAGAGCAATAGATGGATTTTTAACTTGTGGAGATGGACAAAGAATTGGTATTTTTGCAGGTAGTGGTGTTGGTAAAAGCACAACCCTCGGAATGATAGCAAGAGAAGCTAAGGCAGATGTTAATGTTATTGCACTAGTTGGTGAAAGAGGAAGAGAAGTTCTGGAATTTATAGAAAATGATTTAGGTCCGGAAGGTATGAAGAAATCTGTTGTAGTTTGTGCTACCTCAGATAAACCGGCTTTAATAAGAATTAAAGGAGCACTAACAGCTACTGCAATAGCAGAATACTTTAGAGACAAAGGCAAAAAGGTGATTTTGATGATGGATTCCGTTACTAGATTTGCTATGGCTCAAAGAGAAGTTGGACTTGCTATAGGTGAACCTCCAGCAACTAAAGGATATACACCTTCAGTATTTGCAAAGCTTCCTAAGTTAATGGAAAGATCAGGTACATCTGAAAATGGATCAATAACAGCCTTTTATACTGTACTTGTTGATGGTGATGACTTTAATGAACCTATAGCTGATGCGGTTAGAGGTATATTAGATGGACATATAGTTCTATCAAGAGATTTAGCACATAAAAATCATTACCCTGCTATTGATATATTAAATAGTGTTAGTAGACTTATGAGTCAAATAGCACCTAAAGATCATAAAGAAGCAGCGTCTATGGCAAGAGATCTTTTAGCAACTTATAAGGATTCAGAAGATCTAATCAATTTAGGTGCTTATGTTAAAGGAAGTAACAAAAAAATTGATATGGCAATCAATTATAATGATTCATTAAATGGCTTTTTGCGTCAAGGAATTGATGAAAAATCAAGTTTTGAAGTAGCGGAAGAGACTTTAATATCTATGTTTAAGTAG
- a CDS encoding flagellar formation protein: MNFELLAMLVKLILALGVTLGLMFLSFKLMGTKLSAINNNKYVKVIDRVQVTKENFILIVKIGKKGYVMTSTAGHMEKLSELSEEEINIIEEDKKKAAAEISENYNELILKLRKNFSKIVKNIKSKEEKHEK, translated from the coding sequence ATGAATTTTGAATTATTAGCAATGCTCGTAAAACTTATTTTAGCACTGGGAGTAACACTCGGATTAATGTTTTTAAGTTTTAAATTAATGGGGACAAAACTGAGTGCAATTAATAATAACAAATATGTTAAAGTTATTGATAGAGTACAGGTGACAAAAGAAAATTTTATATTAATAGTTAAAATTGGGAAAAAAGGATATGTAATGACTAGTACTGCAGGACATATGGAGAAATTATCAGAACTATCAGAAGAAGAAATTAATATTATTGAAGAAGATAAGAAAAAAGCAGCAGCGGAGATATCTGAAAACTACAATGAATTGATTTTGAAATTAAGAAAAAATTTTTCTAAGATAGTAAAGAATATAAAATCAAAGGAAGAGAAACATGAAAAATAA
- a CDS encoding flagellar hook-length control protein FliK produces MVTTTKTSINSKTNSIDILSKTSNTNLSSKSTSELYKVDNNKTASKSKTSKNEDFKDVLSSKANSKDEVAKNEISTDTKDTTKIDELKEKLEELEEDSKSDSKDKVNDILNQLLSLLAKLGIKEEDLKSNGEINSDVLKTMIEGINGDAASKSNSSSIMDKLMELLKNDSVKGNLDTDALKSMQKILSNLSANLADDNTEATKDVKTGIKNLMSEISNVLDNKQSESGKVLSLEDMLNKKYSQDNKESSTENESNKNDTTKATKEDKFLNSLINDDKDSSLNKINLFASRTQTVQNQGVDAARGLTINKATFADDLIRDVKFMSNNSLKELTVKINPGNLGEITIKLIQEDGVMKANLKANSKETTALLSQNLTDIKKQLGEQNIKISDVNIELYQDDTTFFTEQGFGRQLPEEKGRNNNSNGNTRNNTTITEEDLIENITSTNNNVEFFA; encoded by the coding sequence ATGGTTACAACTACAAAGACATCAATTAATTCTAAAACAAATAGTATTGATATTTTATCAAAAACTTCTAATACAAATTTATCTAGTAAATCTACTTCAGAATTATATAAAGTAGATAATAATAAAACTGCTTCTAAATCTAAAACTTCTAAAAACGAAGATTTTAAAGATGTATTAAGTTCAAAAGCAAATTCTAAAGATGAGGTTGCTAAAAATGAAATTTCAACTGACACTAAAGATACTACTAAAATTGATGAATTAAAAGAAAAGCTTGAAGAACTAGAGGAGGATAGTAAATCTGATTCTAAGGATAAAGTGAATGACATATTAAATCAATTGCTAAGTTTACTTGCTAAGTTAGGCATTAAGGAAGAAGATTTAAAGTCAAATGGAGAAATTAATTCTGATGTTTTAAAAACTATGATTGAAGGAATTAATGGAGATGCAGCTTCTAAAAGTAATTCAAGTAGCATTATGGATAAGTTGATGGAACTTTTAAAAAATGATTCAGTGAAAGGTAACTTAGATACTGATGCACTAAAATCAATGCAGAAAATTTTAAGTAATTTAAGTGCTAATCTTGCAGATGATAATACTGAGGCTACAAAAGATGTAAAAACCGGTATAAAAAACTTAATGTCAGAAATATCTAATGTGCTAGACAATAAACAAAGCGAAAGTGGAAAAGTTTTATCACTTGAAGATATGTTGAATAAAAAATATTCACAAGATAATAAAGAAAGTTCAACTGAAAATGAAAGTAATAAGAATGATACTACTAAAGCTACAAAAGAAGATAAGTTTTTAAATTCATTAATTAATGATGATAAGGATAGCTCTTTAAATAAAATAAATTTATTTGCATCAAGGACTCAAACTGTTCAAAATCAAGGCGTTGATGCTGCTAGAGGATTAACAATTAATAAAGCTACTTTTGCAGATGATCTAATAAGAGATGTTAAATTTATGAGTAATAATTCACTTAAAGAATTAACAGTTAAAATCAATCCAGGTAATCTAGGAGAAATAACTATAAAATTAATTCAAGAAGACGGTGTAATGAAAGCTAACTTAAAAGCTAATTCAAAGGAAACAACAGCTTTACTTTCACAAAATTTAACGGATATTAAAAAGCAATTAGGAGAACAAAATATTAAAATATCAGATGTTAATATTGAACTTTACCAGGATGATACAACATTCTTTACAGAACAAGGTTTTGGAAGACAACTTCCAGAAGAAAAAGGAAGAAACAATAACAGCAATGGTAATACTAGAAATAATACAACAATTACTGAAGAAGATTTAATAGAAAATATTACATCTACTAATAATAATGTAGAATTTTTTGCATAG
- a CDS encoding flagellar biosynthesis protein has protein sequence MSYRIINGQTYLVGNFEQINNTQPKLNNTTNAKENKSFKDVLDSVKSKDEGFTVSKHAALRLNEINFTEEDMKQIEKGFKIAKDKNSKNTVMLYKDTAIIASVENKTIITAVDKERAKNNIFTNIDSVVIL, from the coding sequence ATGAGTTATAGAATTATTAATGGACAAACATATTTAGTAGGAAATTTTGAACAAATTAATAATACACAACCTAAACTAAATAATACAACTAATGCAAAGGAGAATAAAAGCTTCAAAGATGTATTAGATAGTGTTAAAAGTAAAGATGAAGGTTTTACTGTATCGAAACACGCAGCTCTAAGACTTAATGAAATTAATTTTACAGAAGAAGACATGAAACAAATAGAAAAAGGATTTAAGATAGCAAAAGATAAAAATTCAAAGAATACAGTTATGTTATATAAAGACACAGCAATAATTGCAAGTGTTGAAAATAAAACAATTATAACAGCTGTTGATAAAGAAAGAGCAAAAAACAACATATTTACAAATATAGATAGTGTAGTGATTTTATAG
- the fliQ gene encoding flagellar biosynthetic protein FliQ: MTQTMLNAIVKDTIITAAKVSAPILIIVLVLGLIISILQATTQIQEQTLTFVPKLIATAVVGILLGSWMLQTIMSFTTRIFDLISKITT; the protein is encoded by the coding sequence ATGACACAAACAATGCTTAATGCTATAGTTAAAGATACAATAATAACAGCAGCAAAAGTATCAGCACCTATATTAATTATAGTGCTTGTATTAGGATTAATTATCAGTATTTTACAAGCAACGACTCAAATACAAGAACAAACATTAACTTTTGTGCCTAAATTAATAGCAACAGCTGTTGTTGGAATACTTTTAGGTAGTTGGATGCTTCAAACAATTATGTCTTTTACTACAAGAATCTTTGATTTAATTTCAAAGATTACCACATAA